The proteins below come from a single Gordonia pseudamarae genomic window:
- a CDS encoding polyprenyl synthetase family protein — MTSARPVDQFAAPAGLDDVPDSVGGVLSDFFDRVIPHAAAIDPVVGEAATMLREFTMNGGKRIRPTLLYAGWRCGVSEVGRSPAPGDGDNPAEALRAGAAIELIQACALIHDDIIDRSDTRRGRPTIHRAVETAHTDAAWSGDPSAFGMAGAILIGDLALSWADDLFHGVGVAEELPAGALRRGAARRAGAVWAAMRTEVLGGQILDIVNESRGNESVSAAYRVMEFKTAAYTVARPLELGATLAGGSPALINALRSVGHDLGIAFQLCDDLLGVFGDPEQTGKPSGDDLVAGKRTALIAVGLNRAGAATGGELRGLIGRELSTDELVRARSILVDVGAVADMEQRIDRLDERAQATIAALNVDGSVRSELSALGHRLGHRQR; from the coding sequence GTGACATCCGCACGCCCGGTCGATCAATTCGCCGCACCCGCAGGACTCGATGACGTACCGGACTCTGTCGGGGGTGTGCTCAGCGACTTCTTCGACCGGGTGATCCCGCACGCGGCGGCCATCGACCCGGTGGTCGGCGAGGCGGCGACGATGCTGCGCGAGTTCACGATGAACGGTGGCAAACGCATCCGGCCCACCCTGCTGTACGCGGGCTGGCGCTGCGGGGTGTCCGAGGTGGGCCGCTCGCCCGCTCCCGGCGACGGCGACAATCCGGCGGAAGCGCTGCGGGCCGGGGCGGCGATCGAGTTGATCCAGGCCTGCGCACTCATCCACGACGACATCATCGACCGCTCCGACACCCGGCGCGGCCGTCCCACCATCCATCGCGCCGTCGAGACCGCGCACACCGACGCGGCCTGGTCCGGTGACCCTTCGGCGTTCGGGATGGCCGGGGCGATCCTGATCGGTGATCTGGCACTGTCGTGGGCCGACGACCTGTTCCACGGTGTCGGTGTCGCCGAGGAACTCCCGGCGGGGGCATTGCGCCGGGGTGCGGCCCGCCGGGCGGGCGCGGTGTGGGCGGCGATGCGCACGGAAGTCCTCGGCGGCCAGATCCTCGACATCGTCAACGAGAGCCGCGGGAACGAGTCGGTGAGCGCGGCCTACCGGGTGATGGAGTTCAAGACCGCCGCGTATACCGTGGCCCGCCCGCTCGAGCTCGGCGCCACTCTGGCGGGTGGTTCGCCGGCGCTGATCAACGCCCTGCGCAGTGTCGGCCACGATCTCGGTATCGCCTTCCAGCTGTGCGACGACCTGCTCGGGGTGTTCGGTGATCCCGAGCAGACGGGCAAACCGTCGGGCGACGATCTGGTCGCCGGTAAGCGGACCGCGCTGATCGCGGTCGGACTGAACCGGGCGGGGGCGGCCACCGGCGGCGAGCTGCGCGGTCTCATCGGCCGTGAGCTGTCGACCGACGAACTGGTCCGGGCCCGGTCCATCCTGGTCGATGTCGGCGCGGTCGCCGACATGGAGCAGCGCATCGACCGTCTCGACGAACGCGCCCAGGCCACGATCGCCGCGCTGAACGTCGACGGCTCGGTCCGGTCCGAACTGTCCGCCCTCGGGCATCGTCTCGGGCACCGCCAACGGTGA
- a CDS encoding phytoene desaturase family protein → MSPHRTRRVVVIGAGLSGLTAALRLRGAGCQVTVVEREDVPGGLVRTETLTPGPLSGGILTGGGPGPLCDTGATVLTMPELIVEALGEVGVAPDEAWRRLDLVPVDPTYVATFADGTELTLPRGAAAAGDAVSAQLGGREGAGVRRLFGWLGDLYDAEFDTFIDRNFHRPSDLADRRTLTDAAALIRLGGLTSMSSKVASFIDDERLQRMFSFQALYAGVPPQRAAAIYEVIAQMDIGRGLSHPRGGIGRIGAVLADALVNSGGRLRLRTAATRIVREGGLVRGVTVAGGERLPADAVIATVPPPAVADLLGRPLPRGPRWRGVRYSPSAVVVHGTAPRAMTAGWPGHHHTISFGAAWAETFDDLIGKSGRLMRDPSFLITRPAFSDPDRYIAADADSVLVEAVSVLAPCPNLHTADLAWESITDPYVTECLRTLESRGFHGIAGGLRIARVDTPRTWASAGLPAGTPFGAAHTLTQTGPLRTPNRWPSLPNLFLAGAGTIPGVGIPPVLISGRLAAARVLGS, encoded by the coding sequence GTGAGCCCGCACCGGACCCGGCGGGTGGTGGTGATCGGCGCCGGCTTGTCGGGGCTGACCGCGGCCCTGCGGCTGCGGGGCGCGGGCTGCCAGGTCACCGTCGTCGAACGTGAGGACGTACCCGGAGGCCTGGTCCGCACGGAGACGCTGACCCCCGGTCCCCTGTCCGGTGGGATCCTGACCGGCGGTGGGCCGGGACCACTGTGCGACACGGGTGCGACGGTGTTGACGATGCCCGAACTCATCGTCGAGGCGCTCGGCGAGGTGGGGGTGGCGCCGGACGAGGCATGGCGGCGGCTGGATCTGGTGCCGGTCGACCCCACCTATGTGGCCACATTCGCCGACGGCACCGAACTGACCCTGCCGCGCGGCGCCGCCGCCGCCGGGGACGCCGTCTCGGCGCAGCTCGGGGGACGCGAAGGCGCCGGGGTACGAAGGCTGTTCGGCTGGCTCGGTGACCTCTACGACGCCGAGTTCGACACCTTCATCGACCGGAACTTCCACCGGCCGAGCGACCTGGCCGACCGCCGGACCCTCACCGATGCCGCCGCCCTGATCCGCCTGGGTGGGCTGACCAGCATGTCGTCGAAGGTGGCCTCGTTCATCGACGACGAACGGCTGCAACGGATGTTCAGCTTCCAGGCGCTGTACGCGGGGGTGCCCCCACAGCGTGCCGCCGCGATCTACGAGGTCATCGCGCAGATGGACATCGGGCGCGGACTGAGTCATCCGCGCGGCGGGATCGGCCGGATCGGTGCCGTGCTGGCCGACGCGCTCGTCAACTCGGGCGGGCGGCTGCGCCTGCGCACGGCCGCGACCCGGATCGTGCGCGAGGGTGGCCTGGTACGCGGGGTGACCGTCGCCGGCGGCGAGAGACTTCCGGCCGATGCGGTGATCGCGACCGTGCCGCCGCCGGCCGTGGCGGATCTGCTCGGACGGCCCCTGCCGAGGGGGCCGCGGTGGCGCGGAGTGCGGTACTCCCCCAGCGCCGTCGTCGTACACGGCACCGCGCCGCGTGCGATGACCGCCGGCTGGCCGGGACACCACCACACCATCAGCTTCGGTGCGGCATGGGCCGAGACGTTCGACGACCTGATCGGCAAGTCCGGCCGGTTGATGCGCGATCCGTCGTTCCTCATCACCCGGCCCGCCTTCTCCGACCCGGACCGGTACATCGCCGCCGACGCCGATTCGGTTCTGGTGGAGGCGGTGTCGGTGCTCGCGCCGTGTCCCAACCTGCACACCGCCGACCTGGCGTGGGAGTCGATCACCGACCCGTATGTGACCGAATGTCTGCGCACCCTCGAATCCCGTGGCTTCCACGGCATCGCCGGCGGTCTGCGGATCGCCCGGGTCGATACGCCACGCACATGGGCGAGCGCCGGGCTGCCCGCCGGCACCCCCTTCGGGGCCGCGCACACCCTCACCCAGACCGGTCCGCTGCGCACCCCCAACCGATGGCCGTCGCTGCCGAATCTGTTTCTGGCCGGTGCCGGCACGATCCCGGGTGTGGGCATTCCGCCGGTACTGATCTCGGGTCGCCTCGCCGCCGCCCGGGTTCTCGGATCATGA
- a CDS encoding methylenetetrahydrofolate reductase has translation MSRLQASGPPRWRCRTIPYDVPVTTNSTSLSIVDRLSAPHRGPIPFSVEFMPPRDAEGEERLWRTVRTFERLGPAFVSMTYGAGGSTRDRTVRITGQLASQTTLLPVAHLTAVNHSIDELRSLVGAYAAQGITNILALRGDPPGDPLGEWVRHPRGLTYAEELVRLIRDLGDFHVGVASFPEGHHRAPDLEQDTRALVDKLRAGAEYSITQVFFDVEHYLRLRDRLAAADSEQAAKPLIPGIMPITSLASVRKMVSLSGSVIPVDVEARLAAAAGTGDQEDRAAVRAVGIDLATEWAQRLIAEGAPCLHFCSLNFAKASTEVLARLGVDITSAVPVVAG, from the coding sequence ATGTCACGGCTACAGGCTAGCGGTCCGCCTCGGTGGAGGTGCCGGACCATTCCGTATGATGTGCCGGTGACCACCAACTCGACGTCTCTGTCGATCGTGGACAGGTTGTCGGCGCCGCACCGCGGCCCGATCCCGTTCTCGGTCGAGTTCATGCCGCCGCGTGATGCCGAGGGCGAAGAACGGCTGTGGCGTACGGTCCGCACGTTCGAGCGCCTGGGTCCGGCCTTCGTGTCGATGACTTACGGCGCCGGTGGATCGACCCGTGATCGCACGGTTCGCATCACCGGCCAGCTCGCCTCCCAGACCACCCTGCTGCCGGTGGCCCATCTCACCGCCGTCAATCACAGCATCGACGAGCTGCGTTCGCTGGTCGGGGCGTACGCGGCCCAGGGCATCACCAACATCCTCGCGCTGCGCGGTGATCCGCCCGGAGATCCGTTGGGTGAGTGGGTCAGGCATCCGCGGGGGCTGACCTACGCCGAGGAATTGGTGCGGCTGATCCGCGACCTCGGTGACTTCCACGTGGGCGTCGCCTCCTTCCCGGAAGGCCACCACCGCGCCCCCGATCTCGAACAGGACACCCGGGCGCTGGTCGACAAGCTGCGGGCGGGGGCCGAGTACTCGATCACCCAGGTCTTCTTCGACGTCGAGCACTATCTGCGTCTGCGTGATCGCCTGGCCGCGGCCGATTCGGAGCAGGCGGCCAAGCCGCTCATCCCGGGCATCATGCCCATCACCTCCCTGGCCAGCGTCCGCAAGATGGTGTCGCTGTCGGGGTCGGTGATACCGGTCGACGTGGAGGCACGGCTCGCGGCAGCCGCCGGCACCGGCGATCAGGAGGACCGCGCCGCGGTTCGTGCGGTCGGGATCGACCTGGCCACCGAATGGGCGCAGCGGCTCATCGCCGAAGGTGCGCCCTGCCTGCACTTCTGCAGCCTCAACTTCGCCAAGGCCAGCACCGAGGTCCTGGCCCGTCTGGGAGTCGACATCACCTCGGCCGTGCCCGTGGTAGCTGGATAA
- a CDS encoding LppM family (lipo)protein, whose amino-acid sequence MHSSSGPVTTPRVTVGRSGFRPSVSRPSVALLALAALMLCSPLLTGCLERSTTVGDRFSGSIVAASSPDNPAGTPQFDIPDSMTDQVSVSEFTQEPEQNTTTAPSADGDKNPAARLRLAGTTASFADLTMGQLAQLGDVIADSFGDTGVSVDLSATRRDDIVRFRGAADLTGLLTNRDYLEVNITFGGPISATNGEQISDTSVSWSPTMGKGADFTADAEYADPATAALPSWSVFFGAICLLAVGAVIVLAYQSKSTAPRPGRPAPPSGKSIGSRTR is encoded by the coding sequence GTGCACTCGTCCTCCGGTCCCGTCACCACACCCCGTGTCACCGTCGGCCGTTCGGGGTTCAGGCCCTCGGTGTCCAGGCCCTCGGTGGCACTGCTCGCGCTCGCCGCGCTGATGCTGTGCTCGCCCCTGCTGACCGGCTGTCTGGAGCGTTCCACCACCGTCGGAGACCGGTTCTCCGGATCCATCGTGGCCGCCTCGTCGCCCGACAATCCGGCGGGCACGCCCCAGTTCGACATTCCCGATTCGATGACCGACCAGGTCAGCGTGTCCGAGTTCACCCAGGAACCCGAGCAGAACACCACCACAGCACCGTCCGCCGACGGCGACAAGAACCCGGCGGCACGGCTGCGGCTGGCCGGCACCACGGCATCGTTCGCCGACCTGACCATGGGACAACTGGCCCAGCTCGGCGATGTCATCGCCGACTCGTTCGGCGACACGGGCGTCAGCGTGGATCTGTCGGCGACCCGCCGCGATGACATCGTGCGTTTCCGGGGCGCGGCCGACCTGACAGGTCTGCTGACCAACCGCGACTATCTGGAGGTCAATATCACCTTCGGCGGGCCGATCAGCGCCACCAACGGGGAACAGATCAGCGACACCTCGGTGTCCTGGTCCCCGACCATGGGCAAGGGCGCCGATTTCACCGCGGACGCCGAATACGCGGACCCGGCCACCGCGGCACTGCCGAGCTGGTCGGTGTTCTTCGGCGCCATCTGTCTGCTCGCCGTCGGTGCGGTGATCGTGCTCGCCTACCAGTCGAAAAGCACCGCCCCGCGTCCCGGCAGGCCGGCGCCGCCCTCCGGAAAATCGATCGGATCACGTACCCGATAG
- a CDS encoding glycerophosphodiester phosphodiesterase — protein sequence MARVFAHRGGSDHGGRENSPPAFARALRAGVDLESDIRLSRDGDPVLIHDVFTVIGTVPVVPAVLSADALGTVGVLRMADLYRVFGTDFDLSVDVKVAGAALPAIEVARAAGAVERLWLVHEDLNLLRAVRAREPAVRLVHEATATTREAPGFDHEKYLDSLAADRIDAQNSPPEAWTAHGVAAAHARGVAAFGSLLNDPVRLARAVELGLDAVYTDDIGMATEILR from the coding sequence GTGGCACGTGTGTTCGCGCATCGGGGTGGCTCCGATCACGGCGGTCGGGAGAACTCACCGCCCGCTTTCGCGCGGGCATTGCGCGCGGGTGTGGACCTGGAATCCGACATCCGGCTCTCGAGGGACGGCGATCCGGTGCTGATCCACGACGTGTTCACGGTGATCGGCACGGTCCCGGTGGTGCCGGCCGTGCTCTCGGCCGATGCCCTCGGCACCGTCGGGGTGCTGCGGATGGCTGATCTCTATCGCGTGTTCGGCACCGATTTTGACCTGAGTGTCGACGTGAAGGTGGCGGGTGCGGCGCTGCCCGCGATCGAGGTGGCGCGCGCGGCGGGCGCGGTGGAGCGCCTGTGGCTGGTGCATGAGGACCTGAACCTGCTGCGGGCCGTCCGCGCCCGGGAACCCGCGGTTCGGCTGGTGCACGAGGCGACCGCGACGACCCGTGAGGCGCCCGGCTTCGACCACGAGAAGTACCTGGACTCGCTGGCCGCGGACCGGATCGATGCGCAGAACTCGCCGCCGGAGGCATGGACGGCCCACGGCGTGGCCGCCGCACACGCACGCGGGGTCGCGGCCTTCGGATCGTTGCTCAACGATCCCGTACGACTGGCCCGTGCCGTGGAATTGGGCTTGGATGCGGTCTACACCGATGACATCGGCATGGCCACGGAGATCCTCCGATGA
- a CDS encoding benzoate/H(+) symporter BenE family transporter gives MSAQGSRSHTAHSVITGVAAALIGYTSTFAVVLTGLQTVGADRRQATTGLVALCFAIGVVSLWLSRRYRMPLTIAWSTPGAAVLVSAGQITGGWAAAVGAFIVAALLVVVTGLWPGLGRLVAAIPAPIAQAMLAGILLDLCLTPVSAVAEYPAQVAPILIVWLAAFVLSPRWAIVAAFVTALVVVAHDAITGDAPSIHWLPEAAATMPSLTWSAVVSIALPLYIVTMAAQNVPGVAIMSSYGFTVPWRAALTATGLGSAVAAPFGAHAVNLAAITAALPASDESHPDPAQRWRTSATLGIAYLTLAVTTSALISFLAVAPAEIIATVAGLGLLGTLGSSLRAALVDESVSRPADCRTAAVITFVVAASGTTIAGISSSFWALIVGLAVYGVTWRPLASSRIVGHKPFRS, from the coding sequence TTGAGCGCGCAGGGATCCCGCTCCCACACCGCACATTCGGTCATCACCGGTGTGGCCGCGGCCCTCATCGGCTACACCAGCACATTCGCCGTGGTGCTGACCGGACTGCAGACCGTCGGCGCCGACCGCCGACAGGCCACCACCGGCCTGGTCGCGCTGTGTTTCGCCATCGGAGTGGTCAGTCTGTGGTTGAGCAGGCGATACCGCATGCCGCTGACGATTGCGTGGTCGACGCCCGGCGCGGCGGTGCTGGTAAGCGCGGGCCAGATCACCGGCGGCTGGGCGGCGGCGGTCGGTGCGTTCATCGTCGCCGCGCTGCTGGTGGTGGTCACCGGACTGTGGCCCGGACTGGGCCGGCTCGTGGCGGCCATCCCCGCACCGATCGCGCAGGCGATGCTCGCGGGCATTCTGCTCGACCTGTGCCTGACTCCGGTGTCGGCGGTCGCCGAATATCCGGCGCAGGTCGCCCCGATCCTGATCGTGTGGCTGGCCGCATTCGTGCTCTCACCCCGGTGGGCCATCGTCGCAGCCTTCGTGACCGCGCTGGTGGTGGTCGCCCACGACGCGATCACCGGGGACGCCCCGAGTATCCACTGGCTGCCCGAGGCCGCGGCCACGATGCCGTCACTGACCTGGTCGGCCGTCGTGAGCATCGCGCTCCCCCTGTACATAGTCACGATGGCGGCGCAGAACGTTCCCGGTGTCGCCATCATGAGCTCGTACGGATTCACCGTCCCGTGGCGTGCCGCGCTCACCGCGACCGGCCTGGGTTCGGCGGTGGCCGCCCCGTTCGGTGCGCACGCGGTCAACCTCGCCGCCATCACCGCCGCACTGCCGGCATCGGACGAATCGCATCCCGATCCCGCGCAGCGGTGGCGTACGTCGGCGACCCTGGGCATCGCATATCTGACGCTCGCCGTCACCACCAGCGCGCTGATCAGTTTTCTGGCGGTCGCACCCGCCGAGATCATCGCCACCGTGGCAGGTCTGGGACTGCTGGGCACGCTGGGGTCATCACTGCGCGCCGCGCTCGTCGACGAGTCGGTGAGCCGGCCGGCCGACTGCCGCACCGCGGCGGTGATCACCTTCGTCGTCGCGGCCTCCGGAACCACCATCGCCGGGATCAGCTCGTCGTTCTGGGCGCTGATCGTCGGCCTGGCCGTCTACGGTGTCACATGGCGCCCACTCGCAAGCTCGCGGATCGTGGGCCACAAGCCGTTCCGATCATGA
- a CDS encoding DUF3558 domain-containing protein — translation MTALGAGVLTGCSDETDAIPNPVDKRISASNDGTDFEPCTGLNAAGVRDLGFDSRTWTDVSMSGAGPRGCRATNEKETLTLLVLDAAPQVLYPRTIAEWVGNDQGSNVDKYRFLNADACAAVTYSDDSVVVAAVSNDDQQAAEPRDPKCGKAVSAVRTVLGKLNPPTVKPKFDVTSADTRDLGYTYALQVGRLPRPIRTQVADIVDGTGRIRPHVDMLANASDADAADPDEQIALIEKSLTEPE, via the coding sequence GTGACCGCACTCGGTGCCGGTGTGCTGACAGGATGCTCGGACGAGACCGACGCCATCCCCAACCCGGTCGACAAGCGGATCAGCGCGAGCAACGACGGTACCGACTTCGAGCCGTGCACCGGACTCAACGCCGCCGGTGTGCGCGACCTCGGATTCGATTCGAGGACATGGACCGATGTCTCCATGAGTGGTGCGGGACCTCGCGGTTGCCGGGCCACCAACGAGAAGGAAACCCTGACGCTCCTGGTGCTCGATGCCGCGCCACAGGTGCTCTACCCGCGGACCATCGCCGAATGGGTCGGCAACGATCAGGGCTCCAACGTCGACAAGTACCGCTTCCTCAACGCGGACGCGTGCGCCGCCGTCACCTACTCCGACGACTCGGTGGTCGTCGCGGCGGTCTCCAACGATGATCAGCAGGCCGCTGAGCCCCGGGACCCCAAATGCGGCAAGGCCGTCTCTGCCGTCCGGACCGTGCTGGGCAAACTCAACCCGCCCACGGTCAAGCCGAAGTTCGACGTCACCTCCGCCGACACGCGCGACCTGGGATACACCTACGCACTGCAGGTGGGACGACTGCCCAGGCCGATCCGGACACAGGTCGCCGACATCGTCGACGGCACCGGACGGATCAGGCCCCACGTGGACATGCTCGCCAACGCCTCCGACGCCGACGCGGCCGACCCCGACGAGCAGATCGCGTTGATCGAGAAATCGCTCACCGAGCCGGAATGA